The Henckelia pumila isolate YLH828 chromosome 2, ASM3356847v2, whole genome shotgun sequence genome includes a window with the following:
- the LOC140880697 gene encoding uncharacterized protein isoform X4 — MWWWRWFQMFFYKCLQYTRSVYVNMRTHIPERLLQIDEGTRAVMATNKIKNLKVYLYFTEPVKNSSAEILNTINTSQGLLVPITGKNFGKRRFGYQLTDIPEIAIITVSLYSNFVISRQGTPIASVSPITFLYDSQRPTVRLSTRCSARTKERSVPILIEFTKPVFDFNSSHISISGGHLLSFKEMSRSTYIAQIQADTDVISITIPQNVTTDVSGNKNTASNKLQVRHYSVPLVSLVVSTFVNITFAVTCLVAVFLTVSTSSLLSIGAFSRPSSSLSTYPTRNIFRIAYHIQVFALSRWLAVTLPVEYYEMSRGLQWSIPYYSFPWERGNVQPVMVGSSSPMDRHSSRIHDSIIIESVQPVAGNPDSAAKVYGLPLTPLEYSAYFESKGIVPGVDSLLDPQNADGWRYFSRSMFWLAVIGGSLMLLHALLLLVLKFKSKDVPKWSYGASVFPRFEIFLLVLSLPGFSGSSAAIVKGGTTSGIIVGVLILGLVAFLLLSLLLFLSIGIISGKLLQYKEVQQEDRKFHWYQELIRLALGPGKRGQWTWKNQPHSIYLTILGPLFEDLSGPPKYMVSQIEGGGSSKQEDRIIASDDETEDAEGSFIQKVFGTLRIYYTLLECVKRVVLGIIAGAYSKDWCSRTPSITLLSVTSFQLFFMILKKPFIKKRVQFVEIVSVSSEVVIFALCLVLSDHEYSPKDEKRFGISMLSVFLLAFVVQMINEWYALYKQIKHLDPMTNSFFQGLTTALIGLLILLFPGGFIKNFDSRFPIYNLGETGYTTSSGGRHGSSGSGNSSDKSVMRRIRELTRSSFSREGNKATPNDPSTSKTRLSELWRSSSSATSTSADFRSKSKGLFKELEDIFASDRGSECGISVQKNLNS, encoded by the exons ATGTGGTGGTGGAGGTGGTTTCAGATGTTCTTCTATAAGTGCCTGCAAT atacaagaAGTGTGTATGTAAATATGAGGACTCATATACCGGAAAGACTGCTTCAGATCGACGAAGGAACTAGAGCAGTGATGGCAACCAACAAGATTAAGAACTTAAAGGTGTATCTGTACTTTACAGAACCTGTGAAGAATTCGTCAGCTGAAATCTTGAACACCATCAACACTAGTCAAGGGTTACTTGTCCCCATTACTGGGAAAAACTTCGGAAAACGTAGATTTGGATATCAG CTGACAGATATACCAGAGATTGCCATTATCACGGTGAGCTTGTATTCAAACTTTGTGATAAGCAGACAGGGAACCCCCATTGCTTCTGTATCTCCGATCACCTTCCTCTACG ATTCTCAAAGGCCTACTGTGAGGTTGAGCACAAGGTGTTCTGCTCGGACAAAGGAAAGGAGCGTTCCTATACTGATTGAGTTTACAAAGCCTGTATTTGACTTTAACTCTTCTCATATATCCATCTCTGGGGGGCATTTGCTAAG CTTCAAGGAGATGAGTAGAAGCACCTACATTGCGCAGATACAAGCAGATACTGACGTAATATCAATCACCATCCCTCAAAATGTAACGACTGATGTTTCAGGAAATAAAAATACAGCTTCTAATAAACTACAAGTGAGGCACT ATTCTGTACCTCTTGTGTCTTTGGTGGTTTCCACCTTTGTGAATATCACATTCGCAGTGACATGTTTAGTCGCTGTGTTTCTCACTGTTTCGACTTCCAGTCTGCTATCCATTGGGGCATTCTCTAGACCAAGTTCTTCCTTATCCACTTACCCCACTAGAAATATTTTT AGAATTGCTTACCACATTCAAGTATTTGCACTATCCAGATGGTTGGCAGTTACATTGCCTGTTGAATATTATGAAATGTCAAGAGGTTTGCAATGGAGTATACCTTACTACAGTTTCCCATGGGAAAGGGGAAATGTTCAACCAGTCATGGTGGGGTCAAGTTCTCCCATGGATCGACATAGTTCTAGAATTCATGATTCGATAATCATCGAGAGTGTTCAACCAGTAGCAGGAAATCCAGATTCAGCTGCAAAGGTTTATGGCTTGCCACTGACTCCTTTGGAGTACAGTGCATATTTTGAG AGCAAGGGTATCGTGCCAGGAGTTGATTCCCTTTTAGATCCACAAAATGCAGATGG GTGGAGGTATTTCAGTAGAAGCATGTTTTGGCTGGCAGTAATTGGCGGCAGCTTGATGCTGTTGCATGCCTTATTGCTTCTTGTTCTCAAATTTAAAAGTAAGGACGTGCCAAAATGGAGCTATGGAGCATCAGTTTTTCCaagatttgaaatttttcttctCGTGCTCTCTTTACCAGGCTTTTCTGGATCCTCAGCAGCTATAGTTAAAG GGGGAACGACGTCTGGAATAATTGTCGGTGTTCTGATATTGGGTTTAGTAGCTTTTCTGCTGTTATCTTTGCTCTTGTTCCTCTCCATTGGAATTATATCTGGAAAGCTACTTcaatacaaagaagtacaacaAGAGGACCGGAAATTTCACTGGTATCAAGAACTTATTCGGCTGGCATTAGGTCCAGGTAAAAGAGGCCAGTGGACATGGAAGaatcaaccccattcaatttaTCTTACCATTCTAGGACCTTTATTCGAGGATCTGAGTGGTCCTCCCAAGTACATGGTCTCACAGATTGAAGGAGGTGGTTCAAGCAAACAAGAGGATAGAATCATTGCCTCAGATGACGAAACAGAAGATGCAGAAGGATCCTTCATTCAGAAAGTTTTCGGAACACTGAGAATATACTATACACTGCTCGAATGTGTGAAGCGCGTGGTTCTTGGAATCATAGCTGGTGCATACTCAAAAGACTGGTGTTCAAGAACCCCCTCAATCACCCTACTCAGCGTAACATCGTTTCAGCTCTTTTTCATGATCCTCAAGAAGCCATTCATAAAGAAAAGGGTTCAATTTGTTGAGATTGTATCAGTGTCCAGTGAAGTTGTTATTTTCGCTCTCTGCTTGGTTCTCTCGGATCATGAATATTCACCCAAAGACGAGAAAAGATTCGGGATCTCAATGCTCTCGGTTTTCTTACTAGCTTTTGTAGTTCAAATGATCAACGAGTGGTATGCCCTATACAAACAGATAAAGCATCTCGATCCCATGACTAACTCTTTTTTCCAAGGTTTAACTACGGCTTTGATCGGATTACTCATACTTTTATTCCCTGGTGGCTTCATTAAGAATTTTGACAGTCGATTCCCTATATACAACCTTGGTGAAACGGGATATACGACGTCCTCAGGCGGCAGACATGGGAGCTCCGGCAGCGGGAACTCAAGCGATAAGTCAGTGATGAGGCGTATAAGAGAATTGACACGGTCTAGCTTTAGTAGAGAAGGAAACAAGGCTACTCCAAACGACCCCTCAACTAGTAAGACTAGATTAAGTGAATTATGGAGAAGTAGCTCATCTGCTACGTCTACATCAGCAGATTTCAGGTCAAAATCAAAGGGATTGTTCAAAGAGTTGGAAGACATTTTTGCATCAGATAGAGGATCAGAGTGTGGCATCTCAGTTCAGAAAAACTTGAACTCCTGA